DNA from Synechococcus elongatus PCC 6301:
AAAAAATGCGCGAAGGGGCTGACCCGCAAAGTGAAGAAATTGCAGCGCTCCGGGAAGAGGGGAACCAGCTCAAGCAACAGATTGCTGACCTCGAACAGCAAGAGCGTCAGGTCCGCAGCGAGCTCGACACCTACCTATTAACCCTGCCGAATCTGCCCGACGAGACGGTCCCCCTCGGCAGTAGTGAGGACGAGAACCGCGAGATCCACCGCTGGGGCGACGACCGCATTCGTGAGGGTGAATTTGCGCCGCACTGGGAAATTGGCGAGCGACTGGGACTATTTGATTTCGAGCGTTCGACGCGCATTGCCCAGAGTCGCTTTGTAACGCTACTGGGTGCGGGCGCGGCTTTGGAGCGAGCTTTGATCGCTTTCATGCTCGATCGCCAAACGGCCGCAGGCTACACCGAGGTGGCGCCTCCCTACCTGATCAACAGTGCCTCATTGACCGCTTCGGGTCAGCTGCCCAAATTTTCTGAAGAAAGTTTCCGCTGCGATCGCGACGACCTCTGGCTGACCCCGACAGCAGAAGTGCCGCTGACCAGTCTCTATCGCGATGAAATTCTCAGCGCTGACCAACTGCCACTGCGCTACTGCGCCTACACCCCTTGCTTCCGGCGCGAAGCAGGTAGCTATGGCCGCGACACACGGGGATTGATTCGACTCCACCAGTTCAACAAAGTTGAGCTCTATCAGTTCGTCCATCCTGACCATTCCGAAGCAGCTCATCAGCAACTCCTTGCCAATGCTGAAGCGATTCTGCAGGCTTTGGAACTGCCCTATCGCACGATCGAACTCTGTACCGGCGATTTGGGCTTTTCAGCTCAGAAAACCTACGACATTGAAGTCTGGCTACCCTCAGCAGGGCGCTACCGCGAAATTTCTAGCTGCTCCAACTGCGGTGATTTCCAAGCGCGGCGCGCCAACATCCGCTTCAAAGAAGCAGGTCAAAAAGGGACGCGCTTTGTCCACACGCTGAATGGCTCGGGTCTTGCTGTGGGTCGGACCATGGCAGCAGTTCTAGAAAACTACCAGCAGCCAGACGGCAGTGTACGCGTGCCCGAAGCCCTACAGCCCTACCTCCGCCAGACCGTGATTGGCCAGCCTTAAAGCGCCGGTGTCAGAATAGAGCCATTGACCCTCCTAAGGATTGCGCATGTCAGTTCTGGCTGCGATCGCTGTCTTAGCGTTGCTGATTGTGGTGCATGAAGCCGGTCACTTTTTGGCAGCACGCTGGCAAGGGATTTACGCCAACCGCTTTTCGATTGGCTTTGGGCCTGTGCTACTGCGCTACCAAGGGAAAGAAACAGAGTATGCGCTGCGGGCCTTTCCCTTAGGCGGCTACGTCGGCTTCCCTGACGATGACCCCGACAGCACCATCGATCCCCGCGATCCCAATCTGCTGCGCAACCGCCCTGTCCTCGATCGCGCCATTGTGATCAGCGCTGGCGTGATTGCCAACCTCATCTTTGCCTTCGTGATTTTGGTCACCCAAGTTTCGATCGTTGGGATCCCCCAATCGCTGCAGCCCCAGCCGGGCATCATCGTGCCCCATGTCATGGGGGAGAAAACCCCTGCGGCGATCGCGGGCTTGCAAGCGGGTGACATCATCACGGCCCAGGCCGGTCAAACCCTGGGTAGTGGCGAGCAAACGGTGAAGTCGTTTATTCAAACGATCAAAACTAGCGCCGGCCAGACGATTCCAATCACCGTGCAGCGGAATGGCAGCAACCTGCAACTTTCCCTGACGCCGGAGACAGGGGCCGATGGCCAAGGCCGGATTGGCGTGCAACTCGCACCCAATGGCCAAATCAACTACCGACGACCGAAAGGCCCAGGTGAAGTGCTGCGGTTGGCCTCCCAGCAGTTTGAGGAGATCTTTCGACGCACCGTGCAAGGCTTTGGTCAGCTGGTGACCAACTTCCAAGAGACGGCAGGCCAAGTTTCAGGCCCTGTCAAAATCGTCGAATGGGGTGCCAATATCGCAGCGAGTGACTCGGGCAACCTCTTCTTCTTTGCTGCTTTGATCAGCGTTAACCTCGCTGTGATCAACATCCTGCCGCTGCCAGCCCTCGACGGCGGTCAACTCTTCTTCCTGGCGATCGAAGCCCTCCAGGGTCGGCCTCTACCTCGCAAATTGCAGGAAGGCGTAATGCAGACGGGCCTGATGCTGCTCTTGGGTTTGGGTATTGTGCTGATTGTGCGCGACACCACCCAACTGGCTTGGGTTCAGCAATTTCTCCAACAGTGACGACACCTCGCTTGTCTAAAAAGCAGCGGGCACTGGCAGTTTTGGCTGAGCTCAAGCAGCTCTATCCCGAAGCACCCTGCTCGCTGGACTATGAAACGCCCCTACAACTGCTGGTGGCGACGATTTTGTCAGCGCAATGCACCGATGCCAGGGTCAACTTGGTGACGCCGGCGCTGTTTGCGCGCTTTCCTGATGCTCCTGCTTTTGCAGCGGCGGATGTGGGTGAGATTGAAGAGCTGATCCGCTCCACGGGGTTTTATCGCAACAAGGCGAAGAACATTCATGCCGCTAGTCGCCGCATTGTCGAGGTCTACGGGGGCGAAGTCCCGCAATCGATGCCAGAGTTGCTGACTCTGGCGGGGGTTGCCCGCAAGACCGCCAACGTTGTCCTAGCCCATGCCTTCGGGATTAATGCTGGTGTCACGGTGGATACCCACGTCAAACGGCTGGCGAATCGCCTCGGCTTCACCACTCACACAGATCCCATCAAGATTGAGCAGGATCTCATGAAACTGCTGCCCCAGCCCGACTGGGAAAACTGGTCAATTCGGTTGGTCTACCATGGCCGCGCCGTTTGCGATGCCCGTAAACCTGCTTGCGATCGCTGCAGTTTGGCTGACCATTGCAGCACCTTTCGCCGGACAGCCCGAAAGGCCTCTGGTATTATGGAGAATGCTGTCTAAATTCCAAAGCATCTCTTCAAGGCAAGCTAATGGCGAAAAAAGCGATGGTCGAGCGCGACCGCAAGCGCAAAAAACTAGTTGAAAAGTACGCTGCCAAGCGTGAAGCGCTCAAAGAGCAGTTTGCGGCCGCAACCAGCCAATCGGAACGGCTGGAGCTGCATCGCAAGCTTCAACAACTGCCCCGCAACAGTGCTCCTAACCGTGTGCGCAACCGTTGCTGGGTGACCGGTCGCCCCCGGGGCTACTACCGTGACTTTGGTCTCTGCCGTAACGTGCTGCGGGAGATGGCGCACCAAGGTCTGCTGCCGGGCGTGGTTAAGTCGAGCTGGTAAGTCAGCCGCGATCGCCTCATTCAAGTTTTAAAGTCAAAGGGGAGTCCAATGGGCTCCCTTTTATTTTGGAGGCCTGCGGGATGACTGAGCGGCGATCGCCATTGCCTCGATCGTGGACGAGTTGGGGCGTGGGTCTCTTGCTGCTGCTCTATCTCGGGGCCTTGGGCGCAGACTGCTTAGCCCCTTACAACCCCTACAGTTCGCAAGCCGACGCAGCCCTATTGCCACCCAGCCAAATCTTCTGGCGCAATCGCCAAGGCCAATGGCTTGGCCCCCATGTCTACCCAGTGCGCCAGGGCCCCATCGATCTGGAGACTGGTCAGCGGGAAGTGATCACTGACTGGAATGCCCCATCGCCTCTCCGCATCTGGGTGGTTGGCGATCCGTACCGAGTGCTGAGTTGGAAGGGCGATCGCCATCTCCTCGGCACCACAGGACCCGGCAAACTGCATCTGCTGGGAACCGACGATCAGGGGCGCGATCAGTTCAGTCGCTTGCTCTACGGCAGCCGCATTAGTTTGAGTGTGGGCCTAGTCGGTGTGATTCTGACCTTCCCGCTCGGCATCTTGGTGGGCGGCATCGCCGGCTACTGGGGCGGCTGGGTCGACGCACTGATCATGAGGCTGGTAGAAGTGCTGATGACCATCCCCAGCTTGTATTTACTGGTCGCGCTGGCCGCTGTCCTACCACCGGGGTTGAGTAGCGCCGAGCGGTTTTTGCTGATTGTAGCGATTACCTCGCTGATCAATTGGGCAGGATTGGCACGGGTCATTCGGGGGCAGGTGCTGTCACTGCGGGAACGGGAGTATGTCCAAGCCTCGCAGGTGATGGGGGCTAGTCGACTCTACCTGCTCATCCGCCACATCCTGCCCCAGACCCTGACCTACGTGATCATTGCCGCGACGCTGGCGGTGCCGAGCTTCATTGTTGCGGAATCGGTCTTGAGCCTCGTGGGCTTGGGCATCCAACAACCAGATCCCTCCTGGGGCAACATGCTGTCCTTGGCGACCAATGCCTCGATGTTGTTGTTGAATCCTTGGCTGATTTGGCCACCTGCTCTGCTGATTGTTGTTGCAGTACTGGCCTTCAACGTGGTGGGTGACGGGTTGCGCGATCGCCTCGACCCACGGCGTTGAGACCAACTGATTCCAGCCGAGGCAATCGCTCTCGAAGCTCAGCCAGAAGACAGCTATCAGACAGTTACAGGACTGGCCTATTCACAAACTAATTGAGACCCATTTTCAAGCCAGTTTCCAGACTGTCACAGACAGAGATTAGACTGAATTCCTTAAATTTTTAGATAATTTACTAATAGCTATGTTCCTGAAATCCCTCTTTCAGAAAGGATTTTTCAGATCGAGCTTTCGTTTCTTGAAGTCAAAAAGACAACTCCAAAACACTGAGGCGATCGCTGGAACATTCATTTCCGCATCGCGTCCAAAAGAGCATTACTGCTGTCATTAATTTCTCCTGCACCCATGAACTTCGCACGGACTTGTGGACTCGCCCTCGCTGCTTGTTTGGCCGGCGGCGCCGTACTCGAAGCGCAGCCCGCTGCAGCAGGGCCCGATAGATGGGATCGCTGTGAACGCCCCGGTCGAGGGAATCGTCGCGCCTGCTTGGAGCAGTTGAATCGCTTCAACCGGTTTGATCAGTTTGATCGCCGAGGGGTGCCCATTCCCGTTGTCGATCGGCGTTTTCTGCGATCGGGTAGCCGCATGAACCTGTTCTTCCCCGGTCGCGATCGCATTATTTTGCGCCGCGGAGAAGTCTTGC
Protein-coding regions in this window:
- the serS gene encoding serine--tRNA ligase, whose translation is MLDLRLLRENPEATQARLDRRHSSYDIQPLLSLDQQVRQWEQERTQLQARSNEIGRSVGQKMREGADPQSEEIAALREEGNQLKQQIADLEQQERQVRSELDTYLLTLPNLPDETVPLGSSEDENREIHRWGDDRIREGEFAPHWEIGERLGLFDFERSTRIAQSRFVTLLGAGAALERALIAFMLDRQTAAGYTEVAPPYLINSASLTASGQLPKFSEESFRCDRDDLWLTPTAEVPLTSLYRDEILSADQLPLRYCAYTPCFRREAGSYGRDTRGLIRLHQFNKVELYQFVHPDHSEAAHQQLLANAEAILQALELPYRTIELCTGDLGFSAQKTYDIEVWLPSAGRYREISSCSNCGDFQARRANIRFKEAGQKGTRFVHTLNGSGLAVGRTMAAVLENYQQPDGSVRVPEALQPYLRQTVIGQP
- the rseP gene encoding RIP metalloprotease RseP, which gives rise to MSVLAAIAVLALLIVVHEAGHFLAARWQGIYANRFSIGFGPVLLRYQGKETEYALRAFPLGGYVGFPDDDPDSTIDPRDPNLLRNRPVLDRAIVISAGVIANLIFAFVILVTQVSIVGIPQSLQPQPGIIVPHVMGEKTPAAIAGLQAGDIITAQAGQTLGSGEQTVKSFIQTIKTSAGQTIPITVQRNGSNLQLSLTPETGADGQGRIGVQLAPNGQINYRRPKGPGEVLRLASQQFEEIFRRTVQGFGQLVTNFQETAGQVSGPVKIVEWGANIAASDSGNLFFFAALISVNLAVINILPLPALDGGQLFFLAIEALQGRPLPRKLQEGVMQTGLMLLLGLGIVLIVRDTTQLAWVQQFLQQ
- the nth gene encoding endonuclease III gives rise to the protein MTTPRLSKKQRALAVLAELKQLYPEAPCSLDYETPLQLLVATILSAQCTDARVNLVTPALFARFPDAPAFAAADVGEIEELIRSTGFYRNKAKNIHAASRRIVEVYGGEVPQSMPELLTLAGVARKTANVVLAHAFGINAGVTVDTHVKRLANRLGFTTHTDPIKIEQDLMKLLPQPDWENWSIRLVYHGRAVCDARKPACDRCSLADHCSTFRRTARKASGIMENAV
- the rpsN gene encoding 30S ribosomal protein S14; its protein translation is MAKKAMVERDRKRKKLVEKYAAKREALKEQFAAATSQSERLELHRKLQQLPRNSAPNRVRNRCWVTGRPRGYYRDFGLCRNVLREMAHQGLLPGVVKSSW
- a CDS encoding ABC transporter permease, which translates into the protein MTERRSPLPRSWTSWGVGLLLLLYLGALGADCLAPYNPYSSQADAALLPPSQIFWRNRQGQWLGPHVYPVRQGPIDLETGQREVITDWNAPSPLRIWVVGDPYRVLSWKGDRHLLGTTGPGKLHLLGTDDQGRDQFSRLLYGSRISLSVGLVGVILTFPLGILVGGIAGYWGGWVDALIMRLVEVLMTIPSLYLLVALAAVLPPGLSSAERFLLIVAITSLINWAGLARVIRGQVLSLREREYVQASQVMGASRLYLLIRHILPQTLTYVIIAATLAVPSFIVAESVLSLVGLGIQQPDPSWGNMLSLATNASMLLLNPWLIWPPALLIVVAVLAFNVVGDGLRDRLDPRR